A genomic stretch from Arachis stenosperma cultivar V10309 chromosome 3, arast.V10309.gnm1.PFL2, whole genome shotgun sequence includes:
- the LOC130966447 gene encoding uncharacterized protein LOC130966447, whose amino-acid sequence MKAKVPKDFKAPDMTPNDGTSDPSHHLSNFRSKMHLTDASDAIRCKAFLITLTKTAIKWFDSLPPRSIASFDDLAKKFLSRFTIQKDKAKHAPSLLGIKQGDRRSLRNYMERFNKECLDIQNLPTEAAIMGLINGLREGPFSHSISKKHSTFLNEVQERAEKYINMEENS is encoded by the coding sequence atgaaagctaaagtcccaaaggacttcaaagctcctGACATGACCCCAAACGATGGTACATctgatccaagccatcatctcagcaatttcagaagcaagATGCATCTCACAGATGCCTCGgatgccattcgatgcaaaGCTTTTCTAATTACTCTAACCAAGACGGCAATAAAGTGGTTCGACAGTTTGCCGCCAAGGTCAATAGCAAGCTTCGACGACCTCGCCAAGAAATTCCTCTCTAGATTCAccatccagaaagacaaagccaAGCATGCCCCTAGCCTGTTAGGGATTAAGCAAGGAGATCGGAGAAGCCTccgtaactacatggaaagattcaacaaggaATGTTTGGACATACAAAATCTGCCAACAGAAGCAGCTATCATGGGGCTCATCAACggcctaagagaaggaccttttagccactcAATATCTAAGAAGCACTCAACATTTCTAAacgaggtgcaagagcgggcagaaaaGTACATTAATATGGAAGAGAACTCTTGA